The sequence ggggtcacaaagagtcagacatgactgggtgagtTTCACTTTCTGCTCTAGCAGTGTTGTTCTTCACAGAAACTATATTGAATAGGTGAATTCCTCTCCAGCAAAACTGCAACCACACTAATACAGTGCAGCAGCATCTCAGACCTTAATTAATAACTTCACTGCTTCCtgttcccccttctccctcttagaTTAACAACAAGAATGATCTTTAAAAAACATTCACATTGgaactatttaaaaaacatttaatggCTTTCCATTCCTTTTATagtgaaattcaaatatttttccatgGCCAATGGAGCACCGCGTGATCGATCCTTTCTATCTTCTCCTCCTGATTTGCCATGGCCTCTTTATTTCTTGAGCTTCTCAGAATCTTTGCACGTGCTGTTTTCTGTCTGCAGCTTTCTCTCCAGTCTCCAAGTCAATGGGTCTTTCTTAGCTTTCAACATTCTACTCAACTGTCCCCTCCTCCAAGTGGCCTTCCCTGTCATACTCACTAAGGGTTCACCACCCATACCAGCAGTTACCTTTTATAAGTCATATCAACCCAACTGATTTGTGTCTTCCACCCACTAATGTGTTCTGCATTTATAATGTCTATTTAATCCCGACCGTCTGCCACTAAAATCTAAACTACATGAGAACTCTGCTCTATTACACATTATATCTCTGTTCAATTTATCAAATTATCTTCAATGTTTACTCAGTTTCTAGAGTAAAATAAGAGCTCAACTAATGTTTttgaaataagtgaatgaatgactatcccatctgctgtgctgtgctttgtcgcttagtcgtgtccaactctttgtgactccatggattgtaacccaccaggcttctctgtccatgaggattctccaggcaagaatactggagtgggtagcctattccttcgccaggaaatcttcccaacctaggaatcaaattgaggtctcctgcattgcaggcagattctttaccagctgagctaccagagaagtctgACTATCCCATATCTACATGTAAAATAACCAAAAAGCCTTGATTAAATGTTTCTCTTCTAGTTGGAGGTCACAGTGGCAGGAATTTGCAATGTTTGAGGCTGCTTCCTTAACTTTTCCCTAGAATTACCATAATAAATATGCCAAGAGATacctataaatattaataaatctgaAAATGTTTGTCACATAATTCCCAATTAGCAAGGCTCACGTGATAACTCAGTTAAAATACAAAAGACCTATGAACACGCTGACCTCTGAATTATGGGTCCAAAATGCCAAGAGGGAAGCAAGTCTTGTATTCAGGACTTGAGAGTTCACATAATTAAAGCTCCAGAAGTCATGTGAGTCAGTATGCACTTAGGATTTTTACAGGACAATTGCAACTGctatttatcaaaaataaattatcaaaaattCAGTATTCTACTAATGCCTTGAAAGAGACTAAAAGCAAATGATATattgcttttaaatatataaaagcaaataatTCTGATTCCTAGCTCAATTAAAACATGCCTGAAAGAGTGCAGCTATGTATTGCTGTGTTTAGAACCTGACAAGATCAAATGGAAACCTGTAAACATGAATAACCTCACCCTGGGGGACCTTTTCATGTGTTATGATGATGAACTGAATAGTTACTAATGACCCAATGGAATTTTAATAATATGCCTGTAATTTCATTCCTTATGGTCATTTGCTATGAGTGGTCCATAGCCACATACCAGGTCTTTGACTGTGACATAATAGAAATAAATCTTTTGTCTCTACCCCCAGTTCCTAACCCGGGGCTCTAAACTCTTGTAATTTCCTGAATGACAGGGTGCTAGAAACATCTTTTGttcaaatatttgttctttaaaCCTGGTTCCTGACACAGGGCTCCTGAATCCATTGGAACCTCCTAGGTGATGGGAGTGTCTTTGTTTGAATAAGACCCTTGGTGGACTCCTGACAGCTTCCGGATGAGGACTGGTCACTAAAAAGATCAAGtcatgattagaagcttggaacttTATGTTCACATGTGTCTCTGCAGTGAGGCTGGAGAGGCTGGAGACTTTTTACATAGCCTCCATAAAGCTCCTAAACTATGAGGTGGAGAGCTTCCAATTTAGTCAACAGATTCCCAGGCTAGAAGGGTTATACACTCCAAATTACACACTTCAACTTCCTGGTGATAGAAACTCCTGCCCTGGAGACCCTTCCAGACCTGGTGCGGTGTGTCTCTCCATCTGGCTGTTAATTTATCCTTTATAATATCTTTTATGTTAAACTGGTAAATGTAAGCAGATGCTTAAGAGAATTTTTTTGTCATTCTAGCAAACTATCAAACCTGGAAGAGGCCTGTGGCAATCCTTGACTTTGTAGCCAAGTTGGACAAAAGTGTGGGTACCTTGGGGACCCATTACTTGCAACTGGTGTCAGAAGGGAGGGCAGAGTTGTGGAACTGAGCCTTAAGCCTGTGAAGTCTGACCATACCTCCAGGCAGTTAGTGTCAcaattgaatgaaagaataaagcatCAGTTTGATGTCTGGATATATAGAACATACCAGTATTCCAGTTGGTTGGTATGGGGGGAAAAGACCACAAAGTTGGTGTCAAAAATGTTGTGGTTAGAGAAAGTTTTCTTTATCTATTATTTGATCATTTCACATGTTTAATTTATCCTTGTTTCATTTAGCCTTTGTATGTTTCCACTTAATTTTGCAATTTTATGATAGATACTCAACattttaacttcagttcagtctctcagtcatgtctgactctttgcgaccctatggactgcagcacaccaggcttccctgtccatcaccaactcctggagcttgctcaaactcatctccattgagtcggtgatgccatccaaccatctcatcctctgttgtccccttctcctcctgccttcgatctttcccagcatcagggtcttttccaatgagtcagttctttgcattatatggccaaattattggaactccATCTTCAGCGTGAGTCCTTcccatgagtattcaggactggtttcctttaggattgactgctttgatctccttgctgtctgagggactctcaagagtcttctctaataccacagttcaaaagactcAATACTTAGCAGAATTAACTTAGCaatgtattataaataatatcGCATTTGCTTCTTTCTATGTTTTCCAATCCTTACTTGTTTCACCCCATTATAGTAAGTCAAGTACTTTAATAATCTGTCTTGCTTTCAGATGCTCTAAAAAGTTGTCTCAGTATTTACATTGAGTTGGGAGCTCCCGAACTCCAGGAAAAACCCTCTTCACCCTTCCTGTCTCATAGTGATGATGTAAATGAGGGTAGATTATTATGTAAGAAATACATTTACCACAATCTTTGGCAACACTTCTAGTTTAATTAATGGgtattaattttttatacatCTATGTTATGGAACCATGAATGTTGATAGCATATTAATTGCAATGCTTAGATTTCAAAGATACCCTTTTAAATTTCTCCAGCTAAGGAAAACTACATTACTCCAAATGGGAGTATTTGTAACATGTCCTTAAATATCATTagaagaaagtgttagtctctcagtcatgtccagctctttacaagcccatggacagcaggctgccaggctcctctgtccatgtgattctccaggtaagaatactggagtgggttggattccattctctagaggatcttcccatcacaggaattgaacccaagtttccttcattgcaggcagattctctaccatctgagctaaatATGGCTAGACTTCCAGTCAAATCATGTAACTGTGGTGTCTAGACCTTAATTTCTATAGATATAAACCCATCAGGTTTCCCATTCTCCTCCTTGCTTTTGGTGTCCTTACAACCTACACTAACTTAGTAGTAGAGTTTATTCAGAAGACTGACTTAAAAGAACAGCTTTAGGCTTGCTTGTCCTATTCAAATCCTCTAGATCAGTAATGGTGCTGAAGAAATGCATGGAATCTGAGTACTTGATTCCAAGTGAATCAGAGACTTGAGTCCATATCTCTCAAGACAAGCTATTGAATATCTCTGAGACTCAGCagtttcatctgtaaaactgaggAAAATTGTTAGCTGCATCATGAGAtttctgtgagaattaaataaagaaaCATAGTGGTTTGGACTTAGACTTTCTGGATTCAGAGACTGATTGCACAACTTTCTAGCTGCATCATTCTGGGCATCTAATTAACCTCTCTGTGTACCAGATAATTTATTTGTCAAACAGAAATAATAGAACTATGACTACATGGTTTTAATGTGAATAAGCCAGCTAATATACCATTGTGCTAGGGCCTGGCATATAATAAGTAGAAATTATTGTTTGCTAAATAAAGTCTTAGGCATCTACAGGTGTTAAtacataataatgaaaataattgccATCATTATTACTAATTCCAAGATGTCTACCAGCTGGTTTATAAGTGTATACAACTGAGAATAAGAAGTATTATGATTTAAATTTAAGCACCCAGTAAAGCAGTATTTAGGAGGTCCTAagtgttagaactggacatggaagaacagactggttgcaaataggaaaaggagtacgtcaaggctgtatattgtcaccctgcttatttaacttatatgcagagtacatcatgagaaatgctggcctggaagaagcacaagctggaatcaagtttgctgggagaaatatcaataacctcagatatgaggatgacaccacccttatggcagaaagtgaagaggaattaaaaagcctcttgatgaaagtgaaagaggagagtgaaaaagttggcttaaagctcaacattcagaaaactaagatcatgacatctggttccatcacttcatgggaaatagatggggagacagtggaaacagtgtcagactttatttttttgggctccaaaatcactgtggttggtgactgcagccatgaaatgaaaagatgcttactccttggaaagaaagttatgaccaacctagatagcatattaaaaagcagagacattactttgccaacaaaggtccatctggtcaaggctatggtttttccagtggtcatgtatggatgtgagaattggactgtgaagaaagctgagcgccaaagaattgatgtctttgaactgtggtgttggagaagactcttgagagtcccttggactgcaaggagatcccaccagtctatcctaaaggagatcagtcctgggtgttcattggaaggactgatgctgaagctgaaattccagtactttggccacctgatgcgaagagctgactcattggaaaagacccggattctgggagggattgggggcaggaggagaagggagcaacagtggatgagatggctggatggcatcaccgactccatgggcatgagtttgaataaactccgggagtttgtgatggacagggaggcctggtgtgctgcgattcatggggtcgcaaagagtcggacacgactgagtgactgaactgaactgaactgaagtgtgatACTGGTAAACAAAAATTTATAGGTCATCAGAATGTTAAGAACAAATCCTAAGAATACATTCTGACACTTACCTTTCTCAGGGCCTTCTTTACGTCTTTGTTTCTCAGACTGCAGATGAGGGGGTTCAACATGGGGATTACCACTGTGTAGAACACAAACAGCACTTTGTTCTGGTCAATTGAATAGCCGGATTTGGGCATCACATAAATGAAGGTAATCGTTCCATAGTAGAGCGTGACTGTGGTGAGGTGAGAGgtgcaggtggagaaggccttgtGTCTCCCTTCAGTGGAGCGCATCTTCAGGATGGTGTTGAGGATGCAGATGTAAGAGAGAGCTATGACAGACACCGTGACCACAATGATGGAGCCAGAAGAGATGGAAGGGATAATTTCAATGATGGAGACATTTGAGCAAGAAAGTTTCAACAGAGGAGAGAAATCACAGAAAAAGTCATTTATGTGATTTGGTCCACAGAAAGACAGAGTCAATAAGCAACTAGTAAATGTCCAAGCATTGACACATCCACCTAGGTAGGATACCCCAGTCAAGAGAACACAGACTCTGGGGGACATGTGGGTGGAGTAGAGTAGGGGCaagcagatggccacatagcggtcataggccatggcagCCAGCAGGAAGCACTCAGCTGTCCCAAACATGACCACAAAACACAGCTGAGCTTCACAGCCAGCAGCAGTGATGGTCACTCCTTGTCTCAGAAATCCTATAAGCATCATAGGTGTGACAGATGTGGCATACCCACTGTCCACAAAAGCCAAATGACTGAGGAAGAGGTACATGGGGGTGTGAAGCTGGGAAcagtttcttattaaaataattatgctgatatTGCCTACTAAGGTGACAGCATAGATTCCTAGAAATACCACAAAAAAGATGACACAAAGTGTAGGATCCTCTGTTAACCCCAAAAGGATGAACTCTGTCACACTGGTGTGGTTTCCAAAAGTCATGTCCTCTGGGAATTGCTCCTGttgatggaaattttaaaattcattaaaaaaatgttttcattctaCACATTCTTGGTTTTCTTTGGCTATTCATTGCACGTATTCATAATAATTTCTCCCTCTGCCTAGCTATAAATATGGTGCTGTATAGGAATATTTTGTCTCTTTACACAAAAGAAGAATGATTCAGCCTCACTCTCCGGGAACTcagttatattcttttatttacttaatgtttattttaaaacccCTTTCCAAACTTTATTTGTAGAAATATCTGTCTCCCAAGATCCAGGTCTATAGTTTCAGTCATCTTGTAAGTCTTCAGTTAGAAATTCCACAAATACCTCAAACTCAGCCTCCTCCAGACCAAACTCAGCCTTTCATTAGACCACTCCTCCTGTCCTGTGTTTGTGGAATCCACAATCCACACAATTTCTCACATCTGAAACATGGAAGTTGAAAGGTTTTTGCTGAACCAtaaaagacgctgggattcttggcctctggaggagaagaagtCAATTTGGGGCcggagacaaggcttgatcactcaaagtttttgtgtaataaagttttattaaagtataaaagaactagagaaagcttctgacacagacatcagaaggggtcaGAAAGaatgcccccccctccccccgctaGTCTTTAGtcagatgttatatagctactagcagtctaCTAATTAGAGAATGGAAATGTCTCAGAACTTAGAGACTGGCACCAGgtccctcacccacaacatgcaatGAGATAACATCGGCACCAGGTGGGTCATCcagggccataaaatgattggcatgaatcttgaagaaaggcagatttccaaacaaatatatagtttcattaggagaacaatgtataaCATATTGGTTTGCCAAGtcagttctgagcctttaggcagaattgacttgaagacagagtctagggtaaacacagagtacattaacatagcttaagacaaacatttccatgagaaaaatgcattggttagctcaaagtttgagaaaagttaaattcAGGTGGAACCAgctgtcattatggcaacacagaattttaagataaacctctttttatatttgtatagagatggggaaaaaatatagCACTAGTATgattcctcctgccgcttaagaaagagataaaaaacgtctgacacttgcagcctatttcctccatttggagacccctggccttctggCCTGTTATCCTCTCAAAGTGATCCTAGCCTTCTTCCTCTCGTTGTACCACATCTAATAAAATCCTATTGATACTATCTACAATTTAGCCatccaatttatttatccatcctatatttCCACTGCTAGTGTCCCTACTGTAGGTGAGGccctattcatttttctcttttattttattcatctggTTGCCTCCCTGTCTTCATTCTTGTGCCATTATAATTCATGGTACATCTGCCAAAGTAATCTCTTGCTTAAGTAAAATGGTGATGCCAAAGTGATCCTTTCAAGTCTTTCATGATTTCTTTGGCCTCCAAGATGAACCTACCCTCCTTAGCACAGCAGAGTGTACGTTTTCTGTATCACCTGCATAtgactctctgcttctctctcaggATGTTTCTATCCAACACTTGCACTAATCCAACCTTTTTGAACTATTCAGTCTCCTCCGTTCATCTGTCTTATTTGGCCTTTAATCCTTCTTCTCCCACTTGGATGGCCCTCAACTTCCCACTATCATTGCCTTGGGTGACTTCTACTCCTCCTTCAAGTTCATTTCTCTACAAAATCTACTCTGACATCTAAGGTGTAATCAGATAAATTTCCTTTGTGTTGACCTCATGCTTTGAAGATGTTTAGATTGTGTTTCTTTGTACTAAATTatggaattttgttttgttttttgcttgctTACATTTTATTCCTCCCAATTAATACATTGTCTCCTGAAAATGGCATTTATCCCTGTATCACAAATAACTAGTGTTTGGGACTGATATGTGCTGGAGAAAACCTGTTACTAGAATTTATGCATGATTTGTATAAGGCATATGCCAGGTGGAACATACTTCCCAACTCCTTTGTACAATATTTATGGAGCTTCATATTCTATCCTTAGTTACTTTTTGAAATGTGTCTCCCTATATACTTCTTTGCCAAAGTTAggcagttagaataggaaaaaggaatccagaatggcagtggctaaaaggctaggaagggaaaagcctgtgaaaatagaacaaaggaaggtccaaggaccagagtgaagACCTCAGGTAGAaaaaacaacactcctggctagcccaatttagaTAGGgaaggcccagggggaggagaaaaatacataaaaagtggAGCCAAAAGGCCGGGGTCTCTCTGAATCACTTGCTCACTCGCACGTGCTCTCTCTTGCTCTCACGCGTatgctctctttctttctctcttttctcttcacGTCTtctgggttggcatgccctcacatctcaaggatgtattttcctttattttctaaataaaactgatctgtaacacggagctgtaacactggtccatccaagAGCTGTTCCCTCTCTTCCAacttttgttgtgacgagacagaaccgaggaagtTACAAACTCCCATGACATCTACTTCTGTGCTTTTAAGAGGCATGTTAACCCAACCCTGTGATTATCAATTCAGTGTTATAGTTTCTAATTTTCATAGAGAGACAGTTTTCTAACAGCATTATTTCAGTTAAGGTTTGAAACATTTAccataaatgataaatataagtACCAAATATCTTCACAattcttaatttcttaaaaattccttACTTTAGAATAAGAGCATTTAGTGTTTCCAATGGTGGGGCTTCAACAAACAGAACGAATTGTGAGGTATTATGAACCCACAGCTGAGAACCTACAGCTCATTAAAGAATGTGTTCCAGCTTTTTGATTGATCTTCCTTTTGTGCACTTAAATTACTCTAGTGACAGACAAGGTTACTGCCAGGGGTGTTAATTCTGTGAATTCTATGTAAAAAGATCTGTTTGGGGTTTCTCAATTGCTCTCTATGAGTCTAATGGCACAAACCATCTTTCAGTGCCAAAGCAATGATACTTGAATGCAGCCAGCACGCCTCCACTGCCTTCCCTTTACCGAAACTAACATTCATAGATCAGTTGCCCATTCCACCTGTGGCATACCTTCCAGAGCCTCACGGTTCTGCTCTCAGCTTCCACACATACTCTCAGTTGAAGACTGAGCCAAGCACTGAGCAGCATGTGTGCTCTTTGCCTTCTGACTCAAGCAGAATTAAGTGGGGGCAAATCCTGCATTCACTGTACACACAGTGTGAGCTTCAGTATGTGCTGACAGCAGTCAAGGAGACTGGAGATGGAAATTTCAGATCCTCCCAGTGGCCAATTATTTTCACTTGTACATGACATTTGAATCTCTCTGACTcctagtattttttttatttgtaaaatgggaataattgtCCCCATATAATATCTTTGTTGTGAGATTAAAAGAAATGACAGCTGCAAAGTATTTAAAGGTGTTTTGTCATACATCAGAGCTAAGTGTTTTTCATTATGTAAAAATGAAGAGTGGATAGATTTTTaattagttaaaatttttatgagaAGTAGAAGTTTTCTTTGAACACATCAGGAGATTTTTCACAAATCCAAAAGAAGTCAGGAAGTATAGGATCTGATGGTTTCTTAGTTCTGGAACATGTCATTAATAATCATATGCATAATATGACAACTGATTCttgcccttcccttcctctccactGACTACCTAGGGATCTTTCTAGAGTTCTGTGGCATCCCATTCATGCTTCAGATTCTGACTCTCCCCAATCCTTCCCTTCAATGATTGGGTCATATTTGTTGATGATTAGGGGTCATAGGGCAAAGAGCCTCATGCAACTTGAATATCAGGTGGTTTCCTCCTGGTTTCCTTTTCACAGCTGCAGTTACACAAGTTTAACAGCAGCTAGGCTGCCATAGACCATCCACACTTCTCTGAGATCTCCAGGAAGTCTGCTTTGCATGCCTGGAATGACCTTTCTGcagtaaatatcttttttttcccccttaaagaaagttttttttagttagaggatagttgctttactacGTTATGTTGGTTTCTTGCATACAACCTTTtgactcagccatacgtatacacatgacccctccctcttgaactttccTCCCACTTCCTACCCCATCTCactcctctaggttatcacagagcaccaatcTGAGCTACCTGTGATATGCAACAACTTCTcgctagctatctgttttacatatggttgtgtatatgtttcagtgctactttctcaactCACCCCACCCTCAGTTTCCCTCCTCTGTGTCCA comes from Cervus elaphus chromosome 1, mCerEla1.1, whole genome shotgun sequence and encodes:
- the LOC122692921 gene encoding olfactory receptor 491-like, with the protein product MTFGNHTSVTEFILLGLTEDPTLCVIFFVVFLGIYAVTLVGNISIIILIRNCSQLHTPMYLFLSHLAFVDSGYATSVTPMMLIGFLRQGVTITAAGCEAQLCFVVMFGTAECFLLAAMAYDRYVAICLPLLYSTHMSPRVCVLLTGVSYLGGCVNAWTFTSCLLTLSFCGPNHINDFFCDFSPLLKLSCSNVSIIEIIPSISSGSIIVVTVSVIALSYICILNTILKMRSTEGRHKAFSTCTSHLTTVTLYYGTITFIYVMPKSGYSIDQNKVLFVFYTVVIPMLNPLICSLRNKDVKKALRKVSVRMYS